A genomic segment from Pseudorca crassidens isolate mPseCra1 chromosome 4, mPseCra1.hap1, whole genome shotgun sequence encodes:
- the YIPF7 gene encoding protein YIPF7 produces MSNLGQFDSDFYQSNYNIENQEQSYNDSNAYGNLYGSRKQQASEQPQAAFVPPETLVSSSYAGQFFQPASNQDYYSPSSYIDSFDEEPPLLEELGINFDHIRQKTLTVLNPLKPADGSLMNETDLTGPILFCGVLGASLLLAGKVQFGYVYGTSAIGCLGIHALLNLMSSSGVSCGCVASVLGYCLIPMVILSSCAIFFSLQGTFGTVLALVIIGWCSLSASKIFTSALAMEGQQLLIAYPCALLYGLFALLTVF; encoded by the exons ATGTCAAACTTGGGACAATTTGACTCCGACTTTTACCAATCTAATTATAACATTGAAAATCAGGAGCAGAGTTATAATGATTCTAATGCCTATGGAAATCTTTATGGATCTAGAAA acAACAAGCCAGTGAGCAGCCTCAGGCTGCCTTCGTCCCACCAGAGACGCTCGTGTCATCCAGTTATGCGGGACAATTCTTTCAGCCAGCATCCAACCAGGATTATTATTCACCATCTTCTTACATTGACAGTTTTGATGAAGAGCCTCCTTTACTAGAAGA ACTTGGAATTAATTTTGATCACATACGGCAAAAAACATTGACAGTGTTAAACCCACTGAAGCCAGCAGATGGCAGCCTTATGAATGAAACAGACCTCACTGGGCCCATCCTGTTTTGTGGGGTCCTAGGAGCTTCCCTACTTCTG GCAGGAAAAGTCCAGTTTGGTTACGTGTATGGCACGAGTGCCATTGGCTGCTTAGGGATTCACGCCTTACTAAACTTGATGAGCTCTTCAGGGGTGTCCTGTGGCTGCGTGGCGAGTGTTCTGGGTTACTGCCTGATACCCATGGTCATCCTGTCCAGCTGTGCCATCTTCTTTTCACTGCA GGGCACCTTTGGAACTGTGTTGGCACTGGTCATCATTGGCTGGTGTAGTCTCTCAGCCTCCAAAATTTTCACTTCAGCCTTGGCCATGGAAGGACAGCAGCTTCTCATTGCCTACCCTTGTGCCTTACTTTATGGGCTTTTTGCCCTCCTAACAGTTTTCTGA